The following are encoded in a window of Magnolia sinica isolate HGM2019 unplaced genomic scaffold, MsV1 ctg348, whole genome shotgun sequence genomic DNA:
- the LOC131236238 gene encoding probable LRR receptor-like serine/threonine-protein kinase At3g47570, protein MEFPRSNLRVLWSFILFHAILLSSINSCSPSVFTLKNETDRLALLAFKYGISEDPLGILSSWNDSLHFCEWVGVTCSRRHHQRVTSLNLRDHSLVGHVSPHIGNLSFLRRIDLSNNKFQGQIPQEIDRLFRLQHLNLSVNSLQGEIPSNLSHCTELIVLNIKQNQLVGELPAELGSLSKVIFLSAASNDMRGSIPPSLGNPSSLSTLDLTYNNFDGQIPNQLGQLAGIINFGIGANQLSGTIPPSIYNLSSIQVFSVAVNRLHGSIPPNLGLLFPHLQRISVAINQFTGTLPISLSNASSLELVDFSNNSFSGHVPLNLGSLSGLYLFNIEINQLGSREGDDLGFLTSLTNCTNLKVLSVYFNNLSGELPGSIANLSTQLEVLFLRDNEIFGTIPQGIENLVGLYALHLGENSMKGTLPDAIGKLNKLQSLNLSRNKFSGQIPPSIGNITRLSILLLDGNDFHGSIPSSFGNWGFMEEFFISQNKLNGIILKQVGAAQINLSRNSFTGSLLLEVDYLENIREMDVSENKLSGEIPDTLGKCQSMELLYMHGNLFQGTIPESLRNLKGIEELDLSRNNLSGQIPKYFEEFLFLQYLNLSFNNFEGEVPKGGIFRNASAISVVGNSKLCGGIPELQLPGCLKQASKKRRKPLATRVKVTVITVVSSSILLSCIIAALYWRRNSPKKASSPSSTENQWLQVSYADLLQATDGFSSANLIGVGSFGSVYKGILECFETLVAVKVLNLLRQGAFKSFAAECEALRNIRHRNLVKILTVCSSIDFNGNDFKALVFEYMPNGSLEMWLHPNVDEQHQLTNLNLTQRLNIAIDVAMALDYLHHHSQTPIVHRDLKPSNVLLDDDMVAHVGDFGLARFLSEAAESCSQNQTSTSGIKGSIGYIPPEYGMGGKASTHGDVYSYGILLLEMITGKRPTDDMFKDNQSLHHFAKSAFPEQVMEIIDPRLLLEDAKAIQDRENRNHLRNRMHDCLVSLVSVGVSCSAESPKERMKMKDVVIEMHEIRDLYLEVGIHRQRQIGPYC, encoded by the exons ATGGAATTCCCACGTTCCAATCTCAGGGTATTATGGTCATTTATCCTCTTCCATGCAATCCTTCTCTCCTCCATCAACTCCTGCTCACCCTCGGTATTTACattgaaaaatgagacagatcgacTCGCATTGCTCGCATTCAAATATGGTATTTCCGAAGATCCTCTTGGAATCTTGAGTTCATGGAACGATTCTCTCCATTTCTGCGAATGGGTGGGAGTCACCTGCAGTCGCCGCCATCATCAAAGGGTCACGAGCTTGAACCTCAGGGACCACAGCTTGGTGGGCCACGTATCACCTCACATTGGAAATCTCTCTTTCCTGAGAAGAATCGATCTCTCCAACAACAAATTCCAAGGCCAAATCCCTCAAGAAATCGACCGTCTGTTCCGGTTGCAGCATCTCAATCTGTCCGTAAATTCACTGCAAGGAgaaattccatccaatctgagcCACTGCACAGAACTCATAGTCCTTAACATCAAGCAGAATCAGCTGGTAGGAGAACTTCCTGCCGAGCTTGGCTCTTTGTCAAAGGTCATTTTTCTTTCCGCCGCGAGTAATGATATGAGAGGAAGCATCCCACCTTCGTTGGGAAACCCTTCCTCTCTCAGTACTCTTGATCTAACATATAACAATTTTGACGGGCAAATTCCAAACCAGCTTGGTCAATTGGCAGGCATTATCAATTTTGGAATAGGTGCAAATCAGTTATCAGGTACGATTCCACCATCGATTTATAATCTCTCATCCATCCAAGTGTTTAGCGTGGCAGTTAACCGGCTACATGGAAGCATTCCCCCCAACCTAGGCCTTTTGTTTCCACACCTGCAACGGATTTCTGTAGCTATAAACCAATTCACTGGAACGCTGCCAATTTCATTGTCCAATGCTTCAAGTCTCGAATTAGTTGATTTTAGCAACAACAGTTTTAGTGGACATGTGCCTTTGAATCTAGGAAGTCTTTCGGGTCTCTACCTTTTCAATATAGAGATAAATCAGCTTGGAAGCAGAGAAGGTGATGACCTGGGCTTCCTCACTTCACTGACCAACTGCACCAATTTGAAAGTCCTATCTGTTTATTTTAATAATCTCTCTGGTGAGTTGCCCGGCTCCATTGCTAATCTCTCGACACAGCTAGAGGTTCTGTTTTTACGAGACAACGAGATATTTGGAACTATTCCCCAAGGAATTGAGAATCTTGTCGGCTTGTATGCTCTGCATCTGGGAGAGAATTCCATGAAGGGTACTCTTCCAGACGCTattgggaagcttaacaagttgcaATCCTTGAATCTAAGTCGAAATAAATTTTCAGGGCAAATCCCACCGTCAATTGGCAACATCACTCGATTGAGTATTCTCCTCTTGGATGGAAATGATTTCCATGGAAGCATACCGTCGAGTTTTGGAAATTGGGGATTTATGGAAGaatttttcatttctcaaaataaactCAATGGTATCATACTCAAACAAGTCGGCGCAGCTCAAATCAACCTGTCTCGTAATTCATTCACTGGGTCTCTCCTGCTGGAAGTTGATTACTTAGAAAATATTCGGGAAATGGACGTCTCAGAGAACAAACTATCAGGTGAAATTCCAGACACGTTGGGAAAGTGTCAAAGCATGGAGTTGCTTTATATGCATGGCAACTTGTTTCAAGGAACCATTCCTGAGTCTCTAAGGAATTTAAAAGGTATCGAAGAGTTAGATCTTTCGCGCAATAACTTGTCAGGGCAGATTCCAAAGTATTTTGAAGAATTCCTTTTCTTACAGTATTTGAATTTGTCATTCAATAATTTCGAGGGTGAAGTGCCCAAAGGAGGAATCTTTAGAAATGCCAGCGCAATTTCAGTTGTCGGAAACAGCAAACTCTGTGGAGGTATACCAGAACTACAATTGCCAGGGTGCCTTAAGCAAGCTTCCAAGAAACGAAGAAAACCTCTTGCTACCAGAGTAAAAGTCACAGTTATTACTGTGGTTTCGTCTTCAATTCTCTTGTCGTGTATCATTGCAGCTCTTTATTGGAGAAGAAATTCTCCAAAGAAAGCTTCTTCTCCATCTTCCACAGAGAATCAGTGGTTACAAGTTTCTTATGCAGATCTCCTTCAAGCAACAGATGGGTTTTCTTCAGCTAATTTAATTGGTGTGGGAAGTTTCGGTTCTGTATATAAAGGAATTCTAGAATGCTTTGAAACACTTGTTGCAGTGAAGGTACTCAACCTCCTACGGCAAGGAGCTTTTAAGAGTTTTGCAGCTGAATGCGAAGCTTTAAGAAACATCCGACATCGAAATCTTGTCAAGATCTTAACGGTTTGCTCGAGCATTGATTTtaatggcaatgatttcaaagctCTGGTGTTTGAGTACATGCCTAATGGTAGTCTGGAGATGTGGTTACATCCAAATGTAGATGAACAACATCAGTTGACGAATTTGAATCTTACTCAAAGACTAAATATAGCCATTGATGTGGCTATGGCATTAGATTATCTTCATCATCATTCCCAAACACCAATTGTTCATCGGGACTTAAAACCAAGCAATGttcttcttgatgatgacatgGTTGCCCATGTGGGTGACTTTGGTTTAGCAAGGTTCCTCTCTGAAGCTGCAGAAAGTTGCTCTCAAAATCAGACCAGCACATCTGGGATTAAGGGATCTATTGGGTATATTCCTCCAG AGTATGGGATGGGCGGTAAGGCGTCCACACATGGAGATGTATACAGTTATGGAATCCTTCTACTCGAGATGATAACTGGAAAACggccaactgatgacatgtttaaggACAATCAGAGCCTTCATCACTTTGCAAAATCGGCTTTTCCTGAACAAGTAATGGAGATTATAGACCCAAGACTTCTCTTAGAAGATGCCAAAGCTATTCAAGACAGGGAAAATCGTAACCATTTGAGAAATAGAATGCATGATTGCTTGGTTTCATTGGTCAGCGTTGGTGTATCATGTTCtgcagaatcgccaaaggaacgaatGAAGATGAAAGACGTTGTCATCGAAATGCATGAAATAAGAGACTTATATCTGGAAGTAGGGATTCACCGACAGAGACAAATAGGCCCCTACTGTTAG